The following DNA comes from Phytohabitans rumicis.
GTGTCATCCACCTTCCGCGAGACACCGCACGGGCCACCTTGACCGATCGCCCCGCAATCGTGACCGACGTGGCGTTCAGCCCTGACGGGCAGACCGTGGCCACCGCCAGCGACGACGGCACCGTAAGACTCTGGAACACCGCCACCGGCCGCCCCATCGGCGAGCCCATGACCAGCCACGGCGAGGAAGAAGCGTCCTACGTGATGTTCAGCCCTGACGGACAGACCTTGGCAGTCGGCGGCGACAGCGACGATCACGGCACCGCATGGCTGTGGAACGTCGCCACCGGTCGGCGCATCGCCACCCTGAAGGGCTACTGGGCATTCAACCCACACGGACAAAACGCTGCCTCCGCCAGCGACGACGGCGCCATACAGCTGTGGAATACCGTAACCGGCGAGTTGATCACGACCATGGCCGGCCACACCGACCGCGTGGACCGCGTCGGATTCAGCCCTGACGGACAGCTCCTGGCAGTCGGCGACAGCGCCGTCGATCACGACACGGCACGGCTGTGGAACGTCGCCACCGGCCACCTCATCGCCACCCTCACCCGCAGCCTCAGCACCCCGCCGCCCGGCGACTACTTCGCCGGTCACAACTGGGAGTTCAGCTCCGACGGGCGGACGATCACCACCCTCGGCGGCGACGGCACCGTACGCCTCTGGAACACCGCCACCGGACGGCTCGTCACAACGCTGAACGGCAACACCGCCGACGCGGACGATGCGGTGCTGGCTCCGGGCGGGCAGACCGTCGCCGTCTTCGGCGCTGACCGAGTGGTCCGACTGTGGAATATCGCCGCCGGACAACGCATCACGAGCCTGGCCTACGAGCTCCCCTCGTTCGTGGGTACCGGCGTCGACTACATCGACGGCCAGACATACACCAGCGCTGTGGTGTTCGGCCCCGACGGGCGGACCCTCGCCGCCGAGGACTGCGGCGGGTTCCGGCTGTGGAACATCGCCACCGGCAAGCCCGTCATCGCCCAGCAGGAACCCTGCCTTGGCACCAACACCGTGACCGTGTGGTTCAACCCCGACGGGCGAACACTGGCCACCACCAGCGACGACGGCACCGTACGCCTCTGGAACACCGCCACCGGTCACCCCATCGGCGAACCCCTGACCGGCCACACCACCACCGTGACCACCGTGGTGTTCAGCCCCGACGGGCAGACCGCGGCCACCGCCAGCCACGACGGCACCGCACGACTGTGGGACATCCAGACCCGATAGCAGCCCAACCCCTCGCCCTGGCCACCGCGTTCGGTCAGCGGGCCGGAGGGTGCGCGTGCACGTACGCCAGCACGTGGTGCGCGACCTCCGTCGCGCTCGAGACCACGGCGCGATGCAGGGCGCTGTCCAGCCGCATCGAGAACGCGATGGCGTCGAGCATCCGCGCCATCCCGAACATGGCGTACTCGCCGGGTGGATGGGAGCGGTAGACACCCATCTCGATCCCGTGACGCAGCCGTTCCGCGGCCTCGACGAGCAGGTCGGGGTCGCCGTGCAGCCCCCACGACATCGCATCTTGAGTGGTCATTCGACGAGCTTGCCCACAGTGGACACCTCGCGCATGAGTGCGGCGAGGTCTTCCGGGATCGGGGGCAGCCCTTCGCGTTCGATCCGCCCCGGCCCGGACCAGACGAGGTTGACGCGAAGCGCATCGTCGAGCTCCGGGTAGTCGGCGCGATTGTGACAGCCACGGGTCTCACGCCGCTCGAGCGCCGCCTCAAGGGTGGCGCGTGCGGCCAGAGCCGCGGTTTTGAGGTCGAACGCGTGCGCGAGATCCTGAAAACCGGCCAGGTCAGGGTGTACGCCCACGTCCTTCATCCGCTCTTCGAGATCGTCCAGTTCGGACAGTCCGGCGAGCAGGCCGGTTTCGTCGCGGACTACGCCGGCGTGTTCGGTCATGGTGTTCCGCAGCCCGCGCTGCAGGGCCCGCACGTTCTCCGGACCGTCGGCCGCCAGCAACTCGTCGATTTCGCCGCGGGCGTCCGCTGTTGCCGACGGTGAGCGCCGCTGTGCCCCCAACTCGCGCGAGTAGCGCGCGGCGGCCTCGCCGACTATGCGGCCGTAGACCAGCAACTCGATGAGGGAGTTTCCGCCGAGCCGGTTGGCGCCGTGCAGGCCGCTCGCCGCCTCGCCGATGGCGTACAGGCCGTCGACGCCGGTGCCGTGGTCTTCCGGACGCACCCAGACCCCGCCCATCGAGTAGTGAGCGGTCGGCGCGATCTCGATCGGTTCCCTGGTGATGTCGAGCATCTGCAGTTCGAGCAATGTCTGGTACACGCGGGGGATTCGCCGCATGATGGTTTCCCGAGGCAGGTGGGAGACGTCGAGCCACACGCCTCCGCCTGGCGTCCCGCGCCCCTCTTTGATCTCCGTGTACTCGGCCAGCGCCACTCTGTCGCGAGTGGACAGTTCCATCCGTTCGGGGTCGTAGCGGGCCATGAACCGCTCCCCCAGCGCGTTACGCAGCACCCCACCTTCGCCACGTGCCGCCTCCGAGACGAGCGTTCCCGCGGCGTTCTCCGGCGCGATGAGACCGGACGGATGGAACTGGACGAGCTCCGCGTCCCGGATCCGGCCGCCGGCGAGTACGGCGAGGCGGAAGGAGTCGCCGGTGTTCTCGTCGCGGCGCGACGAGGTGCGGCGCCAGATGCGCGTGTGCCCGCCGGCGGCGAGGATCACCGCGTCGGCGTGGATCACATAGCGTTTCCCGTCTACCACGTCGAATCCGTATGCGCCGAAGACGACGTTGTCCCGCACCAGGATCCGTGTGACGTAGACCGTGTCCAGTACCGGGATGTCGAGCTGCGCCGCCCGGTTCATCAACGTGCGTTGGATCTCCAGTCCGGTGTAGTCACCGGCGAACGCGGTACGCCGGTAGGTGTGCGCACCGAAGAAACGCTGCG
Coding sequences within:
- a CDS encoding WD40 repeat domain-containing protein; translation: MAVLTAPALAAALILGSLSSQWLTGWPGWPGNPDVSATVSTRWWADTDTDTTLPTPDGSVKLMIIGAACVVPGLIFALLALLTRAWPRFTLTRVLLAGQGRLPLRLLSFLADARDRQLLRQSGGAYQFRHVRLQERLADQSTATPDIPGRATPATPGSDRRRYRRPIVAATATAVALTASIVGVIHLPRDTARATLTDRPAIVTDVAFSPDGQTVATASDDGTVRLWNTATGRPIGEPMTSHGEEEASYVMFSPDGQTLAVGGDSDDHGTAWLWNVATGRRIATLKGYWAFNPHGQNAASASDDGAIQLWNTVTGELITTMAGHTDRVDRVGFSPDGQLLAVGDSAVDHDTARLWNVATGHLIATLTRSLSTPPPGDYFAGHNWEFSSDGRTITTLGGDGTVRLWNTATGRLVTTLNGNTADADDAVLAPGGQTVAVFGADRVVRLWNIAAGQRITSLAYELPSFVGTGVDYIDGQTYTSAVVFGPDGRTLAAEDCGGFRLWNIATGKPVIAQQEPCLGTNTVTVWFNPDGRTLATTSDDGTVRLWNTATGHPIGEPLTGHTTTVTTVVFSPDGQTAATASHDGTARLWDIQTR
- a CDS encoding L-aspartate oxidase gives rise to the protein MNGNEHQIATSVLVIGTGGAGLRAAIELAERGVDVLAVGKRPKADAHTALAAGGINAALATMDPQDSWQQHAADTLLESYLLADPETVRIVTRNAARGIADLERYGMPFAREADGRISQRFFGAHTYRRTAFAGDYTGLEIQRTLMNRAAQLDIPVLDTVYVTRILVRDNVVFGAYGFDVVDGKRYVIHADAVILAAGGHTRIWRRTSSRRDENTGDSFRLAVLAGGRIRDAELVQFHPSGLIAPENAAGTLVSEAARGEGGVLRNALGERFMARYDPERMELSTRDRVALAEYTEIKEGRGTPGGGVWLDVSHLPRETIMRRIPRVYQTLLELQMLDITREPIEIAPTAHYSMGGVWVRPEDHGTGVDGLYAIGEAASGLHGANRLGGNSLIELLVYGRIVGEAAARYSRELGAQRRSPSATADARGEIDELLAADGPENVRALQRGLRNTMTEHAGVVRDETGLLAGLSELDDLEERMKDVGVHPDLAGFQDLAHAFDLKTAALAARATLEAALERRETRGCHNRADYPELDDALRVNLVWSGPGRIEREGLPPIPEDLAALMREVSTVGKLVE